GTCCCTGATTGTGATAGCAATAGCCAGAAATTGGTTTCTAATTTTCAATTATCAatgaaaaaaattggttgtctgtaaagtcggtttacggacggtagtttaacgtgataacgtcaaacattacagtagtatagaaaggggcggtcagagtatagcaaaaggggcccgattctgggacttttttttgttcttatttgaaagaatgcattaaaataaacatcttttataaattaaagttttttttaaaacctactaatttaggagttagagtggtgcaaagttgcaaaattttcccgtagcattactaaggcgccagagacagaaagcgatatcgacggagccccgcttatggGGTTGcttattctgtgcagtttggccttcggccgtttgaagatacctaacgaacctatcCTATACCTATAtcaaagtcgtcattttgtatcctagaccgtttgcgagacacgcgttaattttattaaagtgctagtgccatttactaatcttagaaccctaatatctcagtaaatattaatggaaaagaaaaagtttatataacaaaacatccttatttaaatgTGTTCTGTATGATTTATcactattaacataggttatattggtaaaaaaaaatcatcgtaaattttctgtctctggcgccttagtaaatactatgggaaaattcgcaacttcgtactgctctaactcctaaataagtaggtttttcaagcaacttcattctataaaagatgcttattttaatgcaatctttcatgtttttaaattacaaacactcaaaaataataaatgaaaatttttaacaaaaattttctaagtcctaaaatcgggccccttttgcttatACCTCAACcgtccatacacaaaccacttgctcttgcttggtggccttgaggaacgggacaatgacgtcatcttttttgTGCGTGCatcccgtagtaacgagttattagacgttatcacgtcaaaaaagtCATGTTGAATAAAATTACCTGTAAACACAATTTTTCCGTTAACAAATATCAAGAGGACAACTCTAGGCCGCACCATCCGGTAGACCAGCCCAGGGAAGAGCTCGGGCTCATATGATGTGAACTGTCCGTGTGCTTGTTGCAGAGCCTCTAATCTGACGGGGAACCTCAAGTCACCTGTTGCTATGAAATTCTGAATTTTAAAATCCAGAAACTTGGCCTGAAAATATACACTTAATTCTTAATTTCtagataataaattaaatgcccgtgtggtgacgggttaagaatttcaccaccccctttcttcccgtgggtgtcgtagaaggcgactgtgggatatgggttaaattgtggcgtaggcgagaggttggcaaccagggggccgatttttgagtctcacgcgttcgaattcagaaaattggcactgaaaataatagacaattcaccgttttcaaccggtattttagtgacagtgagactcaaaaatcggccccctgacactgcaatgtcacagttttgttttctttcaatcccttatttgccaagagtggcactgaaacttgagtagtttcacatgctctgcctaccccttgatgggatacaggcgtgattgtatgcatgtatgtaaaTTAAATATAGGATAAATTGATGGGATGGGAAGGATTACACACACTCAATAAAAAAAAGGAGGACAcactcaataaaaaaaaaaggacgACACACTCAATAAAAAAACACCTGGAAAATCTTGTGTGGATTAAAATGTGGCACAGCTTCTCTGTCAGTTTAGACCTCTCATAGAAAcctcaaaatatattatttggagCATTCCACAAATGTAAATTGTATCAAAGTTTGCAGGTTTTTTGAGACTTTTTGGTCTCTGTAACAAACCTAATATACAAAAAATGGGTTTGTATGGAATGCTCCCTTGCAGATCTGATATGATTGAGAAGTAACACTCACGGGAAATCCAAGTTTTTGAATGATCCTTGCAAATTTTCTAGCTGCCAAGTATGAATCATGTTCATTTCTTGCTCCTGTGCATACTATTTTCCCTGACCTGTAATTAAACAACATTATTAGGACAGAAGAAGGAAAAGTGAAAAGTTGTTGGAAGACCTATTTCACAagttttgtcaattttatttcAGGAAATGGTAGTCTGCATCAGAAAGTATTAACAAATAACATTCAGTGTCTAATGTAAAATGATTAGACTGTAACAGatactttttattacaaactgggtgaatccacgtaaaagtaacgtgagtcacgacttcattgcgtgattatttgaactacagctgcaaattaaAGGATTTATGCATATATCACGAAAGTAACACTtgtttagagatagattatcacttgaacttgcgtcgtgaataaatggaacatgccataaaatcgtgactcgtgTTACTTTTGCTTCGGATTATCCCATTTGAAGATAAATGTCCATAAGGAAATGTTTTCAACCTGAACACTAGTGCTGTAGCTCTGGGCTCCAATATTTTCATGACAACGCCTTGGAATCTTGCAGGGTTGTATTCTGAGAACCGTGTTCTGCAGTAAATATCCAGCAACTTCAATTCACATCCGAGACTAACAGTGGATACACAATTCCTGTAATAAAATTCATATTGACTTGATGGTAAGATTTTATCTATAAATAGATGACTTGATAGTTCACACCATCTGGATATTAGGTAGGTAGAACCAGAGGCCATGAGTTCAAGGCTCTCTAAGTAGCAAGAAATCTTAAGATGCTGTAATAATTTAAAGTATAGTTTTCTCTACCATCACAAACCTACAGTAAAAATTTAATAGAACAACTTTCTGCTCTAATGTtatgcaatatttatttaagcaaATCACAAAAACTTACCTAATCAATACAAGGGTTACATTGTGACATTTTAAACTATacttactgtatttttatgctATTTTTTGCTTGACTCGTACCGCTCGGCATTGGCGTTAGAGCAGTCATGGAGCTATGAGGGTTGGCCTGAGGGGTGAAGGTACTGTGAGTTGGAGTGAGCACCACATCGCCAGTTATCCGTGATGGAGCCTGAGGTGTCGGCAATTGCGTTGACGATGCACTATTGTCACTATGGACGCTTGTAGGTCTGTGTTGTGGGGTGCGAGCCATATTTACATTCATGGAGCTATTGGATATAACTGATGGTTGACTTGAAGGCACTGGTGGTGGCGAAAATATGTCACTTTCAACTAAAGCTGTCCGACTTTCTACATTGTCctgaaaaaaattttgaaatttttgaaaacTGCGATTACAGAGATCGTCAGATCAGTAAGCAAATATGTCACTTACCCAAACAGGTGTTGGTACATTTGGAGTAACACGTTTTGCAGGATTACTTAAACAATCTTGTAAAGATGTGGAGTCTCTTAAAGGGTCCATTTTAACTGATGTttcaatttatataaattaagaaacatAGAATGTTGTGATAGTAATCAAAGGTAAACAATGTACCTTTTTCACACTCGACTTGGTAAATGCGATTTTAAAATATGGTATGgcaatataatataaaacatttaatacattataaacatgaattattaattaaaataagtgcATATTGCAACTGTTGCACTGCACCCTCTGCCACTTCACTTCCAGTCTTGTTGACAGTTTGACGTTTGACACACTGACATATCCGACATATCAGTTTTTTGGttggacgcactttttttaatgcgttactttattaaataacagtTTTAAGGTTAAAGTGTTCATCAAAAAGTAATGCTATAACATTTCTTCAGTAAACATTGAATAAAATAACCAATTAATTAGACTCGGGACAATGTGGTTCTCCACGTCAATGTAAATTAATTTCGTTGTTTGGTCCATTGTTTTATGGTCGTACATTACCTTCTGCGTTCCTTGcgtttaaatacctatttaaaattcgaataatataaattatttttacgacaGAGCCGCTAGGCTATTATTATAAAATGGAAAACATATAAATAGCTTATACCGTAAATTTACTGTGTTtgatattaataattaattaaacgcTTTAATTGATTCATTCTGACTACTCCAATGCTTTTTTATTACATGAAATTTGAACGTTTCTCATACATGACACATATATGTCAGTGTCATCATGTCATGTCATATAAAGAAAAGAAACAGTGAAAATagtgaaataatttaataaataattatcgtGAATTCATGAACAATTTAAGCGTTATTAGGGTGCAAAATGAATTTATGTAGAGCATGCCTGTCTTCGGACAAGGAATTATTTCCATCTGATGATAGTTTTGCTTGCAATTATAATTTACTTACcaatataaacgtaagtaaaCAAGAAGACTTGTAACAGCCGTTATATATTACAATTATAATGAAATTTAATGTTTAATCATCTTTTTGCTAAGTCgtttatgtttgtttgtttgatTATATTGGAGAATTGAAAATTATAACTAAGTGCTCAGCCAATGTCGTAATCTTTTACGCTTCGTTAGCGTATCGCAGCTAGCTCTCTCTTAGCAcgacagagagagagagagagagagagagttagCTTCGATACGCTGACGAAGCATTCACAATTATGACGCTGGGAAGGTTTATATGACCCTGTGATAGTAATTGTGATCAACAATAAAAAATGACAATTGCTTTATGATACTTTCACTAAGTTAATCCACAAAAGTCTTACATGCTCTTCTACCTCACCATTACgtaaaaaaaaagagtagaactTGCTCACTTTCTACTTTCAGGTGAAATATTCAGATGGAAAGTCGCAATCATTTTGCCAAAATTGTGTAGAAGCCGTCAACTGCTTCATTGAGTTCAGAAACAAATGTCTTTCTGCTGAACAGACATTGCTTGGAATAGTGGAGCAGGTATTTTATTCTTCTGGGTACTTTATTCTAATACTGCTGGAGACTCATTGTCCCTATGTcagtaaatttttgtaagtgtgTCAGTTAATCACAAACATTTGTAGACTATTttacatatttcattattaaaaatatatatgtgcTACATAAGTGCAAACACAATATAATAGCCCTATTTCTTTAATGTTTTTTAAAATGAAGTACATACCCAAAAGTGACATATAGATTTGTTCAGAAACATTCAAAAATAGTATTCATTTTTGATCCTTATTTTTGTGATACAGAAATACAATTTTTGAATGTTTCTGAACAGATTAGATGAATTCTCATTGGGATCATAATTTTTTTACAGGCACTTAAGACTGAGTCACAACTGCCACAAggcattaaaaccgaaataaagtGTGAAAATGAAGATTTTGCCAGTGATATTTATTTTGACGATGTGCTACATGAATCCgctgaaattaaaaaagaagaatGTAGTGGTTAGTATAGTCTAGCTTTATATTTAACATTAACATTCTAGCTTATTAGAGTCTATTgacaatttgtataaaaaatatacatcaACATAATGACAATACAAAGGCATGTGAAAGCTTATAATTATGACTTATCTTtgataaattattttaacatagaATCAACAACAAAAAGTGTTAAATAAATACCTGTTAActtatttaagtatacataaataaagcacatagtttttttaaattttattttctatttttagttCATATTAAAAAAGAAAGGCCTAGTAGACAGTGTAAGATAAAGAAAACCAAATATGTGAAAAAGAAGGATTATTCCAACATTCTGGCTGGAGCCTCTGCTCATGAGACCAGCGGTGTTCCCACTTGTGGTAAGTAAAAAAGTGCTGTAATACGAATCTATATCCGAgtgtgtttaaaaattatgacctATTACTCTGTTAGATTTTTTGTGCTCAAAACAcatagaaaaatataatatattttcagGGTTATGTGGCGACGAATTTAAAGACGCAGGCACGTTAAGGAAGCACATAGGAAAACATGAGATCATCCAGGGCTGCAAGTTTTGCCCGGCCACATTCACGAGTCGCGCGCAGATGTTCGCGCACCGGCTATTGCACACGGCGCACTGCCAGGCTTGCCATCTGTGCGGTATTAAGTTCAAATCGCATACCAATTTGGAGTTCCATTATAGGAACATACATGATCGTGACAAGGTATGTTCTGTCAAACCACGTTCTCGATATGCACGGTGCTGAGACAGGTCTGCCATCTGGGCGGTATTAGCTTCAAATCGCATGTCCATTATAGTAGCATACGTGCATGGTTAACAGGGCCGTAgccataattaaattttacggGCATCAGGAGTAATTAGAGGTAGAGTGTAATACTGTGCAATAATGTAGTGCAACATATTAAAGGTGATGGGGATTCGTAAGGTAGGGCAATGGGGTTATAAGATAGGGCATTGCCCCTTATAACTGTTAGAACCTACGtaagtttattaactatgaagttcgtatgtgcaccattataaactctactggttgaatagaatcgtcttctagacaatgtcacacaatgtaaacatgtcagtttggttcagttcgtttgcctgtgcggtcggccggccgcacaaatatacattggaaaactatctagtattttatttactgtgtccacGGATATTTCCAACTTGGTAGCAGATCATGCAGTAAATTTGCTACGATAGTATTAATTTTCCGAAGTGTTCGCGAgaaatttcatcaaattattttcaaaaattttcgcaacaaaaacaaaagatgGCATCTGCCAGTCAGAATGGTTTCATCGAAAAACTGTCTGGAATACAGAATTATTCATCTTGGAAGTTTATGATGCGGATGGTGCTTATCCACGATGATCTTTGGGAATGTATAAGCAcgcctgaaaataaaaatgaagacgCGAAGAAGCAGGAGAGGCGCTCGCGAAAATCGCCTTAAACGTACAGCCTTGTGTGTTTCCACAAATTAGAAATGCCAAGACGGCTCGCGAAGCGTGGAGCAACCTGCAAAAGGCATACGAGGACCGAGGCTTGTCACGACGGCTCGGACTGCTACGCACATTGTTCGCCATCAAACTGAGCGAATGTGGTAGCATGGAGGTTTACGTCAACA
This genomic window from Leguminivora glycinivorella isolate SPB_JAAS2020 chromosome 1, LegGlyc_1.1, whole genome shotgun sequence contains:
- the LOC125228498 gene encoding TATA-box-binding protein-like, producing the protein MDPLRDSTSLQDCLSNPAKRVTPNVPTPVWDNVESRTALVESDIFSPPPVPSSQPSVISNSSMNVNMARTPQHRPTSVHSDNSASSTQLPTPQAPSRITGDVVLTPTHSTFTPQANPHSSMTALTPMPSGTSQAKNSIKIQNCVSTVSLGCELKLLDIYCRTRFSEYNPARFQGVVMKILEPRATALVFRSGKIVCTGARNEHDSYLAARKFARIIQKLGFPAKFLDFKIQNFIATGDLRFPVRLEALQQAHGQFTSYEPELFPGLVYRMVRPRVVLLIFVNGKIVFTGGKTRNEIHEALDIIYPILRSYRKN
- the LOC125238329 gene encoding zinc finger protein 43-like, giving the protein MNLCRACLSSDKELFPSDDSFACNYNLLTNINVKYSDGKSQSFCQNCVEAVNCFIEFRNKCLSAEQTLLGIVEQALKTESQLPQGIKTEIKCENEDFASDIYFDDVLHESAEIKKEECSVHIKKERPSRQCKIKKTKYVKKKDYSNILAGASAHETSGVPTCGLCGDEFKDAGTLRKHIGKHEIIQGCKFCPATFTSRAQMFAHRLLHTAHCQACHLCGIKFKSHTNLEFHYRNIHDRDKSDPLKCEKCDKTFITARKLRKHMWSLHSDKEFTCDICSKMFNNKTNLKTHVRSHSDVKPYVCDLCGYSSKYSSGLTAHNIRRHAPTKCICKVCGNAFKDAEKLARHSCTDTSQICPVCGKCVKRGLIRHMRAHSSECRYKCERCPAAYKSRSALKVHRDKHDNNPTQQCEYCQARFYSGSVLIKHRRIHTGEKPYACTKCDMRFTGGHNLKLHMKVHGENLINKRNKEPTDC